GCATGTACAAACTGTTTGATGAAGGGCTCCGTTGTCTGGCGAATCTCCTCGGGCGTCCCATGCCCAACGATCCGACCGTCAGACACAAAATAAAGATAGTCAACTATTTGCAGTGACTCGATGACGTCGTGGGTGACAACAATCGAGGTGGCGCCCAATGCATCATTGAGCTTGCGAATGGTTTGCCCAATCACCGCAAGCGAAATGGGGTCCAGCCCGGCAAAGGGCTCGTCATACATGATCAGCATGGGGTCCAGCGCGACGGCGCGCGCCAATGCGACACGCCTGGCCATCCCTCCCGATAGCTCGGACGGCAATAGTTTCGCGGTACCACGTAGACCGACCGCATTCAGTTTCATCAGGACCAGGTCGCGAATCATGTCTTCCGGTAAATCGGTATGTTCGCGAAGCTGAAAGGCGACATTGTCGAAAACCGACATGTCGGTAAACAACGCACCGAACTGGAACAACATGCCCATTTTGCGACGCATTGCATACATGGCTTCTGGATCGAGCGTGCCAACATCCTGGCCATCAACCATGACTTTGCCCTTTGAAGCGAGCAACTGGCCGCCTATGAGTCTGAGCAACGTGGTCTTGCCGCAGCCAGACCCGCCCATGATGGCGACGACCTTACCTTTTGGCACCTTTAGACTGATGCCCTTCAGGATGGCGCGTTTACCATATGCAAAATCGACCGCGTCGATTTCTACCAAAGGTGGAGGATTGGTCTGATTCAAGTGAAAGTGTAGGTTATT
The Betaproteobacteria bacterium genome window above contains:
- a CDS encoding ABC transporter ATP-binding protein; translation: MNQTNPPPLVEIDAVDFAYGKRAILKGISLKVPKGKVVAIMGGSGCGKTTLLRLIGGQLLASKGKVMVDGQDVGTLDPEAMYAMRRKMGMLFQFGALFTDMSVFDNVAFQLREHTDLPEDMIRDLVLMKLNAVGLRGTAKLLPSELSGGMARRVALARAVALDPMLIMYDEPFAGLDPISLAVIGQTIRKLNDALGATSIVVTHDVIESLQIVDYLYFVSDGRIVGHGTPEEIRQTTEPFIKQFVHAELDGPTPFHYPANTYADDLGLTQMNCSS